One segment of Nostoc flagelliforme CCNUN1 DNA contains the following:
- a CDS encoding transposase: MSPIRIQVLSGVKFDDLCEVRIIPKTGCFIIEVVYEIPPKSDFFCSLSAGLDAVIDIGLDNLAKIVFNDLTIQPIIVNGKPLKSVNQFYNKQVAKFRGFLPKGIGKSRRIANIVRNRNQFVNSYLHQSTKMIVDEFLSLGVTHVSIGKNEQWKTRLNLGKRTNQNFTQIPHAKFIEMLTYKLERVGITVKVAEESYTSKASFIDWDIIPTYEPNNKVRHVFSGRRVKRAWYVSKHDFKIHADVNAGLNIDRKSNPEGFDCLKSILRDRGCLVVHPRRITPLFKRVHAESRVA, translated from the coding sequence ATGTCACCAATCAGGATTCAGGTATTGTCTGGAGTAAAGTTTGATGACTTGTGCGAAGTGCGAATTATCCCGAAAACCGGATGCTTTATTATCGAAGTAGTTTATGAAATTCCACCAAAGAGTGACTTTTTTTGCAGTTTAAGTGCGGGACTGGATGCGGTGATAGACATTGGTTTAGATAATCTAGCAAAAATTGTTTTCAACGACCTAACGATACAGCCGATTATTGTAAACGGGAAACCATTAAAATCAGTAAACCAGTTTTACAACAAGCAGGTTGCCAAGTTTCGGGGTTTTCTGCCAAAGGGCATTGGCAAGTCAAGGCGAATTGCAAACATCGTTCGCAATCGGAATCAATTTGTAAATTCATATCTACATCAATCCACAAAAATGATTGTGGATGAATTTCTATCTCTTGGTGTAACTCACGTATCAATAGGAAAGAATGAACAATGGAAAACACGTCTTAATTTAGGGAAGCGTACAAACCAGAACTTTACCCAAATACCACACGCTAAATTTATCGAGATGCTGACTTATAAGTTAGAACGAGTCGGCATCACTGTCAAGGTTGCAGAAGAGAGCTATACCAGCAAGGCATCTTTTATTGATTGGGATATCATCCCAACCTATGAACCTAACAACAAGGTAAGACACGTTTTCTCAGGACGGCGTGTCAAACGTGCATGGTATGTGAGCAAGCATGATTTTAAGATTCATGCCGATGTCAACGCAGGGCTGAATATCGACAGAAAAAGTAATCCCGAAGGGTTTGATTGTCTCAAATCTATTCTAAGGGATAGGGGATGTCTGGTAGTACATCCAAGGCGAATAACTCCACTATTTAAGCGTGTCCATGCTGAAAGTAGAGTTGCTTAA
- the lpdA gene encoding dihydrolipoyl dehydrogenase — protein MSQGFDYDLVIIGAGVGGHGAALHAVSCGLKTAIIEAADMGGTCVNRGCIPSKALLAASGRVRELRNAHHLKSLGIQIGSVEFDRQAIANHANNLVSKIQGDLTNSLKRLKVDIINGWGKIAGAQKVSVTGDGGEKTITAKDIILSPGSIPFVPPGIEVDGKTVFTSDQGVKLESLPDWVAIIGSGYIGLEFSDIYSALGCEITLIEALDQLMPGFDRDIAKLAERVLITPRDIETKVGIYAKKVIPGSPVVIELADFKTKEDVDVIEVDACLVATGRIPATKNLGLESVGVELDRRNFIPVDDRMAVLSSGEVVPHLWAIGDANGKMMLAHAASAQGIIAVENIVGRERIVDYRSIPAAAFTHPEVSYVGLTETAAKELGQTEGFEIATSRSYYKGNSKALAENEADGIAKVIYRKDTGEVLGVHIFGLHASDLIHEASAAIANRQSVQSLAHLVHAHPTLSEVLDEAYKRAI, from the coding sequence GTGAGTCAAGGATTTGATTACGATTTAGTAATTATCGGCGCTGGTGTAGGCGGACATGGCGCAGCCTTACACGCCGTAAGTTGCGGTCTGAAAACAGCGATTATTGAAGCTGCTGATATGGGAGGAACCTGTGTTAATCGGGGCTGTATTCCTTCTAAGGCGCTACTGGCAGCATCTGGACGTGTGCGGGAGTTACGTAATGCCCACCACCTGAAGTCATTGGGAATCCAAATTGGTAGCGTGGAATTCGATCGCCAAGCGATCGCTAATCATGCGAATAATCTCGTCTCGAAAATTCAAGGCGACTTAACCAACAGCCTCAAACGTCTAAAAGTCGATATTATCAACGGTTGGGGAAAAATCGCTGGGGCGCAAAAAGTCTCTGTTACTGGAGACGGCGGTGAAAAAACCATCACAGCCAAAGACATCATCCTTTCCCCTGGTTCAATTCCTTTTGTGCCTCCAGGGATTGAAGTAGACGGCAAAACTGTCTTTACTAGCGATCAAGGCGTTAAGTTGGAATCTCTACCAGATTGGGTGGCGATTATTGGCAGTGGTTACATCGGCTTAGAATTTTCTGATATTTACTCAGCTTTGGGTTGTGAAATCACCTTGATTGAAGCCCTAGATCAGTTAATGCCAGGATTTGACCGAGACATTGCCAAACTTGCCGAACGGGTACTAATTACTCCCCGCGATATTGAAACCAAAGTGGGGATATACGCTAAAAAAGTCATCCCTGGTTCACCAGTGGTGATTGAATTAGCAGATTTCAAAACCAAAGAAGATGTAGATGTCATCGAAGTAGATGCTTGCTTGGTGGCTACAGGACGCATCCCAGCGACCAAAAATCTTGGTTTGGAATCTGTGGGTGTAGAACTGGATCGGCGGAATTTTATCCCAGTTGACGATCGCATGGCAGTACTATCATCTGGTGAAGTAGTACCGCATTTGTGGGCAATTGGCGATGCTAATGGGAAGATGATGTTGGCACATGCGGCTTCTGCTCAAGGCATCATCGCCGTAGAAAATATAGTTGGGAGGGAAAGAATAGTAGACTATCGCAGCATCCCGGCGGCGGCGTTTACCCACCCAGAAGTTAGCTATGTGGGCTTAACAGAAACCGCAGCTAAGGAGTTAGGACAAACCGAAGGTTTTGAAATCGCCACCAGTCGGAGTTACTACAAAGGGAATTCCAAAGCGTTGGCAGAAAATGAAGCCGATGGTATTGCCAAGGTGATATATCGCAAAGATACCGGAGAAGTCTTGGGCGTCCACATTTTTGGACTACACGCCTCAGACTTAATTCATGAAGCCTCAGCTGCGATCGCAAACCGTCAATCTGTCCAAAGTCTCGCACATCTAGTTCACGCGCACCCGACACTTTCGGAAGTGCTGGACGAAGCTTATAAACGAGCCATTTAG
- the trpC gene encoding indole-3-glycerol phosphate synthase TrpC produces the protein MQIRRRSPNPAIDVSILRYQAVVPDAAPNNILEEIVWQKEVEYDQMREKVPLQELRKRVLTAPPTRDFVAALRQGKTKPALIAEVKKASPSKGVLREDFDPVAIALSYQQGGASCLSVLTDVKFFQGSFENLAKVRAAVDLPLLCKEFIVYAYQIYLARVQGADAILLIAAILSDQDLKYFLKIANNLKMATLVEVHSLAELDRVLALDGVSLVGINNRNLEDFSVDLQTTCQLLTARGSQLQEKNILVVSESGLHNPDDLSLVLTAGASAVLIGESLVKQPDPGAAIAHILSRNF, from the coding sequence ATGCAAATCCGTCGCCGTTCACCTAACCCAGCTATTGATGTATCGATATTGCGTTATCAGGCTGTTGTGCCTGATGCAGCGCCAAACAACATCTTGGAAGAAATTGTCTGGCAGAAAGAAGTAGAATATGACCAAATGCGGGAAAAAGTTCCTTTGCAAGAATTACGGAAGCGGGTACTGACTGCGCCGCCAACCCGTGATTTTGTCGCCGCCTTGCGTCAAGGTAAGACTAAGCCAGCATTGATTGCCGAAGTTAAAAAAGCTTCACCGAGCAAAGGCGTTTTACGAGAAGATTTTGACCCAGTAGCGATCGCCCTGTCTTATCAGCAAGGTGGCGCTAGTTGTCTTTCTGTGCTAACGGATGTCAAGTTCTTTCAAGGTAGTTTTGAAAACTTAGCCAAGGTTCGGGCTGCCGTAGATTTGCCCCTACTGTGCAAAGAGTTTATCGTTTATGCCTACCAGATATACTTAGCGCGGGTTCAGGGTGCAGATGCTATTTTGTTGATTGCGGCTATTTTGAGCGATCAAGATTTGAAATACTTCCTTAAAATTGCTAACAACCTAAAAATGGCAACCTTGGTTGAAGTGCATAGTTTGGCAGAACTTGACCGTGTGTTAGCTTTAGATGGAGTCTCCTTAGTAGGAATCAATAATCGCAATTTGGAAGATTTCTCTGTTGACTTGCAAACTACTTGCCAACTTTTAACTGCAAGGGGTAGCCAATTGCAGGAGAAAAACATCCTTGTTGTCAGCGAGTCAGGACTACACAACCCAGATGATCTGAGTCTGGTACTGACAGCAGGTGCATCGGCTGTACTCATTGGAGAATCTTTGGTAAAACAACCAGATCCCGGCGCTGCGATCGCCCATATATTGTCGAGGAATTTCTGA
- a CDS encoding DUF5340 domain-containing protein: MEQIPLPSPIHYELILQLLERQTMLAVNDNPDLRHQVNQLIITLRKAAVQQKRLEEICEFSSMTVDHRWSINHHHDNKVVAPD, encoded by the coding sequence ATGGAGCAAATTCCTCTACCTTCTCCTATTCACTACGAACTTATACTTCAACTTTTAGAAAGACAAACCATGTTAGCTGTAAATGATAATCCAGATTTACGGCATCAGGTAAATCAACTAATTATTACTCTGCGTAAAGCTGCCGTGCAGCAAAAACGCCTGGAAGAAATTTGCGAGTTTTCCTCTATGACTGTTGATCACCGTTGGTCAATCAACCATCATCATGATAACAAAGTTGTTGCCCCCGATTGA
- a CDS encoding YqaE/Pmp3 family membrane protein translates to MDLVRILCAIFVPPLGVFLQVGFGIDFWINIVLTLFGYIPGIIHAVWIIAKK, encoded by the coding sequence ATGGATTTAGTTCGGATTTTGTGTGCCATTTTCGTGCCGCCTCTGGGAGTTTTTTTGCAAGTAGGTTTTGGTATAGATTTTTGGATTAATATAGTTTTGACACTTTTTGGTTACATTCCTGGGATTATTCACGCAGTATGGATAATTGCTAAGAAATAA
- a CDS encoding translation initiation factor: MSSSNPKSSDKSFVYREFGNDNSAATERPIPELPAQQQNLKVQASRKGRKGKTVTVISGFQAKPETLADLVKQLKTQCGTGGTVKDNEIEIQGEHKQKIVDILSKLGYKAKISGG, from the coding sequence ATGTCTTCTTCAAATCCCAAATCTTCTGACAAAAGCTTTGTCTACCGCGAATTTGGCAACGATAACTCCGCCGCCACAGAAAGACCAATTCCAGAACTGCCCGCACAACAACAAAATCTTAAAGTGCAAGCTTCCCGCAAAGGACGCAAAGGTAAAACCGTTACAGTGATAAGCGGTTTTCAAGCCAAACCAGAAACCTTGGCTGATTTGGTGAAGCAGTTGAAAACCCAGTGCGGCACAGGTGGGACAGTTAAAGATAACGAAATTGAAATTCAGGGCGAACACAAGCAAAAAATTGTCGATATTTTAAGCAAACTAGGTTACAAAGCTAAAATTAGCGGTGGCTAA
- the trpB gene encoding tryptophan synthase subunit beta has translation MTTTPLSPNSTAQVPDTLGRFGRFGGKYVPETLMPALTELETAYQQYRNDPDFQAELQQLLRDYVGRATPLYFAERLTAHYARPDRTGPQIYLKREDLNHTGAHKINNALGQVLLAKRMGKQRIIAETGAGQHGVATATVCARFGLECIIYMGVHDMERQALNVFRMRLMGAEVRPVEAGTGTLKDATSEAIRDWVTNVETTHYILGSVAGPHPYPMMVRDFHAVIGQETRAQAIQKWGVLPDILLACVGGGSNAMGLFYEFMNEPSIRFIGIEAAGEGVNTEKHAATLTKGRVGVLHGAMSYLLQDEDGQIIEAHSISAGLDYPGVGPEHSYLKDIGRAEYYSVTDAEALAAFQRLSKLEGIIPALETAHAIAYLETLCPQLTDSPRIVINCSGRGDKDVQTVAKFLNDA, from the coding sequence GTGACTACCACTCCCCTATCTCCAAATTCAACTGCTCAGGTTCCTGATACACTAGGTCGCTTTGGACGCTTCGGCGGTAAGTATGTACCTGAAACGCTGATGCCTGCTCTTACTGAACTAGAAACAGCTTATCAGCAATACCGCAATGACCCTGATTTTCAAGCAGAACTACAGCAGTTGTTACGGGACTATGTAGGACGTGCCACACCATTATATTTCGCTGAACGCCTGACTGCTCATTATGCCCGACCCGATCGCACGGGTCCGCAAATTTACTTAAAACGCGAGGATTTAAATCATACTGGCGCTCATAAAATTAATAATGCCCTTGGTCAGGTATTGCTGGCGAAACGCATGGGTAAGCAACGGATTATTGCCGAAACGGGTGCTGGACAACACGGTGTTGCCACAGCTACAGTTTGCGCTCGTTTTGGGCTGGAATGCATAATTTACATGGGCGTTCATGACATGGAACGCCAAGCTTTAAATGTGTTTAGAATGCGGTTGATGGGGGCAGAAGTGCGTCCGGTGGAAGCGGGAACTGGAACCCTGAAGGATGCTACTTCTGAAGCAATCCGCGATTGGGTGACAAATGTGGAAACAACTCACTACATTCTCGGTTCGGTAGCAGGGCCCCATCCTTACCCGATGATGGTACGTGATTTCCATGCAGTAATCGGCCAAGAAACTCGCGCCCAAGCAATCCAAAAGTGGGGTGTATTGCCTGATATTCTCTTGGCTTGCGTGGGTGGTGGTTCCAATGCTATGGGGCTATTTTATGAGTTTATGAATGAGCCTTCTATACGGTTCATTGGCATTGAGGCAGCAGGAGAAGGTGTTAATACTGAAAAACACGCAGCAACCTTGACAAAAGGACGAGTTGGTGTGTTGCACGGAGCAATGAGCTATCTTCTGCAAGATGAGGATGGGCAAATCATTGAGGCACACTCAATTAGTGCAGGTTTAGATTATCCCGGTGTGGGGCCAGAACACAGTTATTTGAAAGATATTGGTCGCGCTGAATACTATAGTGTGACAGATGCAGAAGCTTTAGCGGCATTCCAGCGATTGTCAAAATTGGAAGGGATTATCCCGGCATTAGAAACAGCCCATGCGATCGCCTACCTCGAAACCCTATGTCCCCAACTAACCGACAGTCCCCGGATTGTAATTAACTGCTCTGGACGTGGCGATAAGGATGTACAAACAGTAGCCAAGTTCTTAAATGATGCGTAA
- a CDS encoding CAP domain-containing protein: MIKTTIYSVALGTIILSSGAIATPVTNSTFTPTSSNVSNSTVKIAASNVDTAALEEAVFKQINDYRVSQGLKKLTRNSAIDNQARIHSQDMAKGKVPFGHTGFSERVKAVRIPYSSASENVASNYRYSDPVTTAVQGWLKSPGHLANIRGNFEKTGIGVVVSNNSRGEIFFTQLFFTPVTTSATTPVTTSATTPATTPITNSTFTPTSSNVSNDTANGAASSVDIAALEKAVFKQINDYRVSQGLKKLTRNSAIDNQARIHSQDMAQGKVPFGHTGFSERVKAVRIPYSSAGENVAYNLGYSDPVTTAVQGWLKSPGHLANIIGNYEKTGIGLARNSRGEIHFTQLFFR; the protein is encoded by the coding sequence ATGATTAAAACAACAATCTACAGCGTTGCTTTGGGCACTATTATTCTCAGTAGTGGGGCGATCGCTACTCCTGTAACAAATTCAACTTTTACGCCAACATCTTCAAATGTATCAAATAGCACTGTTAAAATTGCAGCATCCAACGTTGACACTGCTGCTTTAGAAGAGGCGGTTTTCAAACAAATTAATGACTACAGAGTTTCCCAAGGATTAAAAAAGCTAACTCGTAATTCTGCCATTGATAATCAAGCCAGGATTCACAGTCAGGATATGGCTAAAGGTAAAGTTCCCTTTGGACATACGGGATTTTCAGAACGTGTTAAAGCAGTCCGTATTCCTTACAGTTCAGCTAGTGAAAATGTCGCTTCCAACTATAGATATAGTGACCCTGTGACGACAGCTGTTCAAGGCTGGCTCAAAAGTCCAGGGCATCTTGCTAATATCAGAGGTAATTTTGAAAAGACTGGGATTGGTGTTGTCGTTAGCAACAACAGTAGAGGCGAAATCTTCTTCACACAACTTTTCTTTACTCCTGTAACAACTTCTGCAACAACTCCTGTAACAACTTCTGCAACAACTCCTGCAACAACTCCTATAACAAATTCAACTTTTACACCGACATCCTCAAATGTATCAAATGATACTGCAAATGGGGCAGCATCTAGCGTTGACATTGCTGCTTTAGAAAAGGCGGTTTTCAAACAAATTAATGACTACAGAGTTTCCCAAGGATTAAAAAAGCTGACTCGTAATTCTGCCATTGATAATCAAGCCAGGATTCACAGCCAGGATATGGCTCAAGGTAAAGTTCCCTTTGGACATACGGGATTTTCAGAACGTGTTAAAGCAGTCCGTATTCCTTACAGTTCAGCTGGTGAAAATGTCGCTTACAACCTGGGATATAGCGATCCTGTAACGACAGCTGTTCAAGGCTGGCTCAAAAGTCCAGGGCATCTTGCCAATATCATAGGTAATTATGAGAAAACGGGGATTGGTCTCGCTAGGAACAGTAGAGGCGAAATCCACTTCACACAACTTTTCTTTCGCTGA
- a CDS encoding CAP domain-containing protein: protein MFRQTAFGIALSALVLASGLTTVPIPNNPSTNTSTRNKLLSLFSSQVAISTPTFKTRELEKSVFDEINRYRASKGLPKLTLNANITRQARIHSQNMAKGKTPFSHQGFERRVNAIPIRYSSAAENVAFNRGYSNPVDEAVTGWIKSPGHLKNLKGNYNLTGIGVATNNQGEVYLTQLFFRTSTLRRKFS from the coding sequence ATGTTCCGACAAACTGCTTTTGGCATCGCTTTAAGTGCGCTTGTCCTTGCTAGTGGGTTAACGACTGTTCCGATACCAAATAATCCTTCTACGAATACATCCACCCGTAATAAGCTGTTGTCGCTTTTTTCCAGTCAGGTTGCAATATCGACTCCTACTTTTAAGACTAGGGAGCTAGAAAAATCCGTTTTTGACGAAATTAATCGATATCGGGCTTCTAAAGGACTGCCAAAGTTGACCCTAAATGCAAATATCACTCGACAGGCAAGAATTCATAGTCAAAATATGGCTAAAGGTAAAACACCATTTAGCCATCAGGGATTTGAACGGCGAGTCAATGCTATCCCTATTCGCTACAGCAGTGCGGCGGAAAATGTTGCTTTCAATCGGGGATATAGTAACCCTGTGGATGAAGCTGTTACTGGGTGGATCAAGAGTCCCGGACATCTAAAGAACCTTAAAGGTAATTACAACCTCACTGGAATTGGCGTTGCTACTAATAATCAAGGCGAAGTCTACCTTACACAGCTTTTCTTTCGCACTAGTACACTGCGGCGTAAATTCAGTTAG
- a CDS encoding helix-turn-helix domain-containing protein: MPCQPLTITLSDTDQQALEKLVNRPSTPQQIAQRARIVLKAALGQNNAEIARALDISIKMARHWRHYWVKTTEQSKTVMERLRDRPRPGSPLKFTLEQQVECMAFGVP, translated from the coding sequence ATGCCTTGCCAACCGCTGACAATCACCCTGAGTGATACTGACCAGCAAGCCCTGGAAAAGTTAGTAAATCGACCCAGTACGCCGCAGCAAATTGCACAACGTGCCCGGATTGTGCTAAAAGCCGCGTTGGGACAAAACAATGCCGAAATTGCTCGAGCGCTCGATATAAGTATCAAGATGGCGCGGCACTGGCGACACTATTGGGTTAAGACCACCGAGCAATCCAAGACAGTGATGGAGCGATTGCGCGATCGCCCGCGTCCTGGTTCGCCGTTAAAATTTACCCTAGAACAGCAAGTTGAATGCATGGCTTTCGGCGTGCCGTGA
- a CDS encoding transposase, whose amino-acid sequence MEDISQSYLSAPIRAIQGERTISIDEMTGIQATERVLPSLPMRPGKVECREFEYIRHGTQTLIANFDVTTGQVVVPSIDQTRTEADFLSHCQRLIASDPNASKWHLIMDCLNIHQSESLVKWIADIEGITFDTLGIKGQSGILQSMNTRAQFLTNPQHKVVFHFTPKHCSWLNQVEIWFSILTRKLLSRGSFSSQADLKQQRLEFY is encoded by the coding sequence GTGGAAGACATTAGCCAAAGCTATTTAAGCGCCCCAATACGAGCTATTCAGGGAGAACGCACCATTAGCATTGATGAAATGACCGGTATTCAAGCCACCGAACGCGTACTTCCTAGTTTACCGATGCGACCAGGCAAAGTCGAATGTCGAGAATTTGAATATATTCGGCATGGCACCCAAACCTTAATTGCCAATTTTGATGTTACTACAGGTCAAGTTGTAGTTCCTAGCATTGATCAAACTCGGACTGAAGCCGATTTCTTGTCCCATTGCCAACGCTTAATTGCGTCTGACCCAAATGCCAGCAAGTGGCATTTGATTATGGATTGTCTGAATATCCATCAATCGGAATCCTTAGTCAAATGGATTGCTGACATTGAAGGCATCACCTTTGACACCTTGGGCATTAAAGGCCAGTCTGGCATCCTCCAATCGATGAATACCCGCGCCCAGTTTTTAACCAATCCTCAGCACAAGGTGGTTTTTCATTTCACCCCAAAACACTGCTCTTGGCTTAATCAGGTTGAAATTTGGTTTAGTATTCTCACACGCAAACTCTTGTCTAGAGGTAGTTTTTCTTCTCAAGCGGATCTCAAACAGCAGAGGCTTGAATTTTATTGA
- a CDS encoding ribonuclease H-like domain-containing protein — translation MTLQDFQVSDRDLGDAALVEYLESTAIAVDTETMGLLPQRDRLCLVQLCNEFGKVTAIRIAKGQADAPNLKKLLEAANVVKVFHFARFDLATLRANLGIQVRPVFCTKIASKLARTYTNRHGLKDVVQELEKVELDKSSQSSDWGNAASLSEAQLSYAANDVRYLLSVQHKLTEMLKREERWEIAQECFEFLPTIVSLDLLPFKDLFEH, via the coding sequence ATGACATTACAAGATTTTCAGGTGAGCGATCGCGATCTGGGCGACGCAGCTCTAGTAGAGTATTTAGAATCAACTGCGATCGCAGTTGATACAGAAACGATGGGATTATTGCCACAGCGCGATCGGTTGTGTCTTGTCCAGCTGTGCAACGAATTCGGGAAAGTGACTGCAATCCGCATCGCCAAAGGGCAAGCTGATGCGCCAAACTTAAAAAAACTCTTGGAAGCGGCGAATGTCGTAAAAGTCTTTCACTTTGCTCGTTTTGACCTTGCCACTTTGCGAGCTAATCTGGGGATTCAGGTTAGACCTGTTTTTTGTACCAAAATTGCTAGTAAATTAGCCCGTACTTACACAAATCGCCACGGACTTAAAGATGTGGTGCAAGAGTTAGAAAAAGTAGAACTTGATAAAAGCTCTCAAAGTTCTGATTGGGGTAACGCCGCTAGTTTATCTGAAGCTCAACTCAGTTATGCTGCCAATGATGTGCGCTACTTACTTAGTGTGCAGCACAAGCTAACAGAAATGCTCAAACGAGAAGAACGTTGGGAAATTGCTCAAGAATGCTTTGAATTTTTGCCAACAATAGTTTCCTTGGATTTGTTGCCGTTTAAAGATTTGTTTGAACATTGA
- a CDS encoding response regulator transcription factor, producing the protein MVMVPATTPKILIVDDDFGVRNLVYRFLSRKYQIESAADGKTALSLFEQFNPALVILDWNLPDLNGYSLCQEMQSRTNVLVLILTSRTDEADKIKILSAGADDFMTKPFSLAEVEVRVEALLRRIRYINPSPTQRIIFKQLAINPEGREVTLNDKPLALTALEFNILHFLASHPNQAWSRPQLIQKIWGCDYVGDGRVVDVHIGQLRKKMEVDASVPEFIKTVRGYGYKFEAPDENTNS; encoded by the coding sequence ATGGTTATGGTTCCCGCTACTACTCCCAAAATTCTGATCGTTGATGACGACTTCGGCGTCCGGAATCTCGTCTATCGTTTTTTAAGTCGGAAATATCAAATAGAGTCCGCAGCAGATGGTAAGACTGCCTTATCGTTGTTTGAGCAATTCAACCCAGCTTTAGTGATTCTAGATTGGAATTTGCCGGATCTTAATGGTTATAGCCTCTGCCAAGAAATGCAGAGCCGTACTAATGTTTTAGTGCTGATACTGACTAGTAGGACTGACGAGGCTGATAAAATTAAAATCTTAAGCGCAGGTGCTGATGATTTCATGACCAAACCGTTTAGTCTTGCAGAAGTTGAAGTTAGAGTAGAAGCTCTTTTGAGACGGATACGCTACATCAACCCCTCCCCAACACAACGGATCATTTTTAAGCAGTTAGCAATTAACCCAGAGGGCCGGGAGGTAACACTTAACGATAAACCTCTTGCTTTAACAGCACTGGAATTTAATATCTTACATTTTTTGGCAAGTCATCCTAATCAGGCTTGGAGTCGCCCACAGCTAATCCAAAAAATTTGGGGTTGCGACTACGTTGGAGATGGCCGAGTGGTTGATGTGCATATTGGTCAGCTTCGCAAGAAGATGGAAGTAGATGCCAGCGTACCAGAGTTTATTAAAACTGTGCGAGGCTATGGTTACAAATTTGAAGCGCCCGACGAAAATACTAATTCCTGA
- a CDS encoding helix-hairpin-helix domain-containing protein, which translates to MIKIVTRKYLGKQNVYDIGVEHDHNFAIQNGLIASNCFNKSHSTAYGYVTYQTAYLKANYPLEYMAALLTANSGDTDKVQRYITNCTNMGISIDPPDINRSGVDFTPTLGKILFGFSAVRNVGQNAIACILEARNETGFKSLADFCDRVDLRAVNRRTLESLIYCGAFDKIEPNRQQLINDLELVYDWAQSRAKDRASGQGNLLDLLGDGFSSTPNKRANNAFETAPKSKPVMDLPPQKKLQMEKELLGFYVSDHPLKSLRQIAPLLTPINLSQLGEQREETRLCAVVMLNNVKKVVTKKGEQMAILQIEDLTTQSEAVVFPKTYERISSLLQVDTRLIIWGKVDRRDEQTQFILEDAEPVETVQMVMVELNPQQAGNMDYLHHLKTILQDHSVDKEKAKMPVIGIIQTENSRKLVRLGWQFCVQDSRITVQALQNASFHAHIKSLTGS; encoded by the coding sequence ATGATTAAAATAGTCACACGCAAATATCTAGGCAAACAAAATGTCTATGACATAGGGGTTGAGCATGACCATAATTTTGCAATCCAAAATGGGTTAATAGCTTCTAATTGTTTCAATAAATCCCATTCGACTGCCTATGGTTATGTAACTTATCAAACAGCATATTTAAAAGCTAATTACCCATTGGAATATATGGCGGCGCTGTTAACGGCTAACAGTGGCGATACCGATAAGGTACAGAGATATATTACTAACTGTACAAATATGGGTATTTCCATAGACCCGCCCGATATTAACCGTTCTGGTGTTGATTTTACGCCGACATTGGGAAAGATTCTGTTTGGATTTTCGGCGGTGCGTAACGTGGGACAGAATGCGATCGCTTGTATTTTGGAGGCGAGAAATGAGACAGGATTTAAATCCCTGGCTGATTTTTGCGATCGCGTGGATTTACGTGCTGTTAACCGCCGGACTCTGGAATCGCTGATTTACTGTGGAGCCTTTGACAAAATTGAACCCAACCGTCAACAGTTAATTAACGACTTAGAATTAGTGTATGATTGGGCACAATCTCGCGCTAAAGACAGAGCTAGTGGTCAAGGAAATCTCTTAGATTTATTGGGCGACGGATTTTCTTCTACTCCCAATAAAAGAGCAAATAATGCTTTTGAAACTGCTCCCAAATCTAAACCTGTGATGGATTTGCCACCACAAAAAAAGTTGCAGATGGAGAAAGAGTTATTAGGATTTTATGTATCAGATCATCCACTGAAATCCTTACGGCAAATAGCACCACTTTTGACTCCTATTAACCTTTCGCAACTGGGAGAGCAAAGGGAAGAAACAAGGCTTTGTGCAGTTGTGATGTTAAATAACGTCAAAAAAGTGGTTACTAAAAAAGGTGAGCAAATGGCAATTTTGCAAATAGAAGACCTTACTACACAATCAGAAGCTGTAGTCTTTCCCAAAACCTATGAACGCATTAGTTCCCTACTCCAAGTTGACACTAGATTGATTATTTGGGGAAAAGTAGATCGACGTGACGAGCAAACTCAATTTATTCTTGAAGATGCAGAACCAGTGGAAACAGTACAAATGGTGATGGTGGAGTTAAACCCCCAGCAAGCAGGTAATATGGATTACCTACATCACTTGAAAACAATTTTGCAAGACCACTCAGTAGACAAAGAAAAGGCAAAAATGCCAGTGATCGGAATTATACAAACTGAAAATTCTCGTAAACTTGTTCGCTTGGGTTGGCAATTTTGTGTACAAGATTCCAGAATAACTGTTCAAGCTTTGCAAAACGCTAGTTTTCATGCTCATATCAAATCGCTCACTGGTAGCTGA